A region from the Parasphingopyxis sp. CP4 genome encodes:
- a CDS encoding entericidin A/B family lipoprotein, producing MKFVAIFAAAIALVAATTACNTIEGIGQDIESVGETVAEEAR from the coding sequence ATGAAATTTGTCGCAATTTTTGCTGCGGCCATCGCGCTCGTCGCTGCCACCACGGCGTGCAACACGATTGAGGGAATTGGCCAGGATATCGAATCCGTCGGTGAGACGGTGGCCGAGGAAGCACGCTAG
- a CDS encoding TauD/TfdA family dioxygenase, which produces MADIDSAIETAPSTDALPFTLRPLTPTIGAELLDIDLGAPDIGDAIPAIRQALLDHRVIFFRDQHITQEQHLAFARMFGELEIHPATPKDQENPEVLRIAHGPKSKGQENNWHSDVTWREEPSLGSILRAIEVPDVGGDTLFSDMHAAFMGLSDKMREFVVGLTAVHDIARVFARRLGKAPEELHDKYPPVEHPVIRTHPETGEPGIYVNNGFTSHIKGLSSEESSDLLRHLYAQAANPEYQCRFKWEAGSIAFWDNRACQHNAVSDYFPQVRIMERATIKGDRPYYRPDAE; this is translated from the coding sequence ATGGCCGATATTGATTCTGCAATTGAAACTGCACCCAGCACAGATGCGCTGCCCTTTACGCTGCGCCCGCTGACACCGACGATCGGTGCCGAGCTGCTCGATATCGATCTTGGCGCGCCGGACATTGGCGATGCGATTCCGGCAATCCGCCAGGCATTGCTCGATCATCGCGTAATCTTTTTCCGTGACCAGCATATCACCCAGGAACAGCATCTGGCCTTTGCCCGGATGTTCGGCGAGCTCGAAATCCATCCGGCCACGCCCAAGGATCAGGAGAACCCGGAAGTTCTGCGCATCGCGCACGGCCCGAAATCGAAGGGCCAGGAGAATAATTGGCACAGCGATGTCACATGGCGCGAAGAACCCTCGCTCGGTTCGATCCTGCGTGCCATCGAAGTACCGGACGTGGGCGGCGATACGCTCTTCTCCGACATGCATGCGGCGTTCATGGGGCTGTCCGACAAGATGCGCGAATTCGTGGTCGGGCTGACCGCCGTGCATGACATTGCCCGCGTCTTTGCGCGCCGGCTCGGCAAGGCACCTGAGGAATTGCACGACAAATATCCGCCGGTTGAGCATCCGGTAATCCGGACCCATCCTGAAACCGGCGAGCCGGGAATCTACGTCAATAACGGCTTTACGAGCCACATTAAGGGGCTCTCTTCCGAAGAGAGCAGCGACCTCCTCCGCCATCTTTATGCGCAGGCCGCCAATCCCGAATATCAGTGCCGCTTCAAATGGGAGGCCGGTTCGATCGCCTTTTGGGACAATCGCGCCTGCCAGCATAATGCGGTGTCCGACTATTTCCCGCAGGTGCGCATCATGGAGCGTGCGACGATCAAGGGCGATCGCCCCTATTATCGTCCCGACGCCGAATAG
- a CDS encoding rubrerythrin family protein has protein sequence MDLKGSQTEDNLKAAFAGESQANRRYLYFAQKADIEGHNDVAAVFRSTAEGETGHAHGHLEFLEETGDPATGEPIGSTEQNLAAAIAGETHEYTDMYPGMVKTAREEGFDEIADWFETLAKAEKSHAGKFQRTLDTLKADA, from the coding sequence ATGGATCTCAAAGGCAGCCAGACCGAAGACAATCTCAAGGCCGCATTTGCCGGTGAAAGCCAGGCCAATCGCCGCTATCTCTATTTCGCGCAAAAGGCCGATATTGAAGGCCATAATGATGTTGCCGCCGTATTCCGCTCAACCGCGGAAGGCGAAACCGGCCATGCGCACGGCCATCTCGAATTTCTCGAAGAAACGGGCGATCCGGCCACCGGCGAACCGATTGGTTCGACCGAGCAAAATCTCGCGGCCGCCATCGCTGGTGAAACCCATGAATATACCGATATGTATCCGGGCATGGTGAAGACGGCGCGCGAAGAAGGGTTCGACGAGATCGCGGACTGGTTCGAAACGCTGGCCAAGGCGGAAAAGAGCCATGCCGGCAAATTCCAGCGCACGCTCGATACGCTGAAAGCCGACGCGTAA
- a CDS encoding 3-hydroxybutyrate dehydrogenase yields the protein MFLTGKTAIVTGSTSGIGLAYAKALAAEGANVMMNGFGDADEIEAERVALETASGAKAVYSDADMTDPAAIEAMVAHCAEELGTPDIAIANAGVQHVAPIEEFPVEKWDQLIAINLSSAWHLTRLVVGGMKEKGWGRIIYTASAHSMVASPFKSAYNASKFGLGGIAKTVALEAAQDGVTVNCISPGYVWTPLVEKQIPDTMAARGMTRDEVINDVLLAALPTKKFVMPEEIASFALYLCRDEAAQITGANLSMDGGWTAQ from the coding sequence ATGTTCCTGACAGGCAAAACCGCCATTGTAACTGGATCCACTTCGGGGATCGGCCTCGCCTATGCAAAGGCGCTCGCGGCCGAGGGTGCCAATGTCATGATGAACGGCTTTGGCGATGCCGATGAGATCGAGGCGGAACGCGTTGCGCTTGAAACGGCTTCCGGAGCCAAGGCCGTTTATTCCGACGCCGATATGACGGACCCGGCCGCGATTGAGGCGATGGTGGCCCATTGCGCCGAGGAGCTCGGCACGCCGGACATCGCAATTGCCAATGCCGGGGTTCAGCATGTCGCACCGATCGAGGAATTTCCGGTCGAGAAATGGGACCAACTCATTGCAATCAACCTCTCATCGGCCTGGCACCTGACCCGGCTGGTTGTCGGCGGCATGAAGGAAAAGGGCTGGGGCCGCATCATCTATACCGCGTCCGCTCATTCGATGGTCGCGAGCCCGTTCAAATCGGCTTATAACGCTTCGAAATTCGGTCTGGGCGGGATCGCCAAAACCGTCGCGCTCGAGGCGGCCCAGGATGGCGTAACCGTCAATTGCATCAGCCCCGGCTATGTCTGGACACCGCTCGTCGAAAAGCAGATTCCCGACACAATGGCCGCGCGCGGCATGACGCGGGACGAGGTGATCAACGATGTGCTGCTCGCCGCGCTACCGACCAAGAAATTCGTCATGCCCGAAGAAATAGCGAGCTTTGCGCTCTATCTGTGCCGCGACGAAGCCGCGCAGATTACCGGCGCAAACCTGTCGATGGATGGCGGCTGGACGGCGCAATAG
- a CDS encoding cytochrome P450 has protein sequence MLELNHEQYSRVDWTGPRNNPVYDVGEIVNLSDIDLFRKGQPIDGYAELLEKAPIYWQDEPMEKEPGYWTFSRYADVKTISKKPELFSSQKGGVNISYGDPDNMHPLLSPAALDNMIALDGESHLELRRQHMPFFTPGYIAKLKEKVDVKVGELLDDLAAKAPHCNLVDEFAAQLPLFTLAELLGVDQADRPRLVQWMTDLEMAPYFGAIREGLLQPTPEMIGVYNGWEDRVREFFDYGMHEIRKRQEEPREDLMSAIANAVVDGDQMPEMYLYGAWELIFIAGNDTTRNSISGMMKLLTENPDQKAKLVEDLDRLPNAIQEAVRLVSPVIHMKRTVMEDTEVGGQALAAGEKVVMWYGAANRDPAMFENPHTFDIERANAAKNLAFGFGKHVCLGRQIALMQLEAAYRQLLVRFPDMHMDGEMVCAPNNFVHAITELPVSFKA, from the coding sequence ATGCTCGAGCTTAATCACGAACAGTATAGCCGCGTGGACTGGACAGGGCCGCGCAATAATCCGGTCTACGATGTCGGCGAGATCGTCAATCTGTCGGATATCGACCTGTTCCGCAAAGGCCAGCCGATCGACGGCTATGCCGAGCTGCTCGAAAAGGCACCGATCTATTGGCAGGACGAGCCGATGGAGAAGGAGCCGGGCTATTGGACATTCAGCCGCTATGCTGATGTGAAAACCATCTCCAAGAAGCCGGAACTCTTCTCCAGCCAGAAGGGCGGGGTGAATATTTCCTATGGCGATCCGGACAATATGCATCCGCTGCTATCGCCGGCCGCGCTCGACAATATGATCGCACTCGACGGAGAATCGCATCTCGAGCTGCGCCGCCAGCACATGCCTTTCTTCACGCCCGGCTATATCGCCAAGCTGAAGGAAAAGGTGGACGTCAAAGTCGGCGAATTGCTCGACGATCTCGCTGCCAAGGCGCCGCATTGCAATCTCGTCGATGAGTTTGCCGCGCAGCTGCCGCTCTTCACGCTCGCCGAACTGCTGGGCGTAGACCAGGCCGATCGTCCGCGGCTTGTGCAGTGGATGACGGATCTCGAGATGGCGCCCTATTTTGGTGCGATCCGCGAAGGCCTGTTGCAGCCGACCCCGGAAATGATCGGTGTCTATAATGGCTGGGAAGACCGGGTCCGCGAATTTTTCGATTATGGCATGCATGAGATCCGCAAGCGCCAGGAAGAACCGCGCGAAGATCTGATGAGCGCGATCGCCAATGCCGTGGTCGATGGCGACCAGATGCCCGAAATGTATCTCTATGGTGCCTGGGAACTGATCTTCATTGCCGGCAATGACACCACCCGCAATTCGATCTCCGGGATGATGAAACTGCTCACCGAAAATCCGGACCAGAAAGCCAAATTGGTCGAAGATCTGGATCGCCTGCCCAATGCCATCCAGGAAGCCGTGCGCCTTGTGAGCCCGGTGATCCATATGAAGCGCACCGTGATGGAGGATACCGAAGTTGGCGGCCAGGCTCTTGCCGCCGGCGAAAAGGTTGTCATGTGGTATGGCGCGGCGAACCGTGATCCGGCCATGTTCGAAAACCCGCACACATTCGATATCGAGCGCGCCAATGCAGCGAAAAATCTCGCCTTTGGCTTTGGCAAACATGTGTGCCTTGGCCGTCAGATCGCGCTGATGCAGCTTGAAGCCGCCTATCGCCAGTTGTTGGTTCGTTTCCCGGACATGCATATGGATGGCGAGATGGTCTGCGCGCCGAACAATTTCGTGCACGCCATCACCGAACTTCCGGTGAGCTTCAAAGCATAA
- a CDS encoding amidohydrolase, which yields MRRLLYALPLLFASPAYADELSDAVAADIPELMELYRHLHANPELSFQEDDTAAHLAAIAEELGFEVTTGVGGHGVVAVMENGPGPVLLLRADMDGLPVEEQTGLEFASTVVATTDEGIESHVMHACGHDTHMTAWVGAVRQLVARRGDWSGTLVAILQPAEERGAGARMMLEDGLYERFPRPDYALTFHDSASAPAGTIGVVPGFAMANVDSVDIHVRGVGGHGAYPHTTRDPIVLGSRIVGALQTLVSREVDPQQPAVVTVGSFRAGSKHNIISDEANLLLTVRSYTDEVREQLLSGIERISRAEGMVAGLPEELLPEVTRRNEYTPAVYNTLELSGELMALWRGRFGEDRVLEGEPVMGGEDFSRYYRADRENIQSVLFWVGGVPIDRWEAAQRGEIDLPSLHSAYWAPDAEAVITTATEALVMAALDILAPEASAD from the coding sequence ATGCGCCGCTTGCTCTATGCCCTTCCCCTGCTTTTCGCGTCACCAGCCTATGCCGATGAGCTGAGCGATGCCGTTGCGGCAGACATACCCGAGCTGATGGAGCTCTATCGTCATCTCCATGCCAATCCGGAACTTTCCTTCCAGGAAGATGATACTGCCGCGCATCTCGCGGCAATCGCCGAAGAGCTTGGCTTTGAGGTGACGACCGGAGTGGGCGGCCATGGCGTTGTTGCGGTAATGGAAAATGGACCCGGCCCGGTCTTGCTGCTGCGCGCGGATATGGATGGTTTGCCGGTCGAAGAGCAGACAGGGCTTGAATTTGCGAGCACCGTGGTCGCGACCACCGATGAAGGCATTGAATCGCATGTCATGCATGCCTGTGGCCATGATACGCATATGACCGCCTGGGTCGGTGCGGTGCGCCAGTTGGTGGCGCGGCGCGGCGATTGGTCGGGCACGCTTGTCGCCATTCTCCAGCCCGCCGAGGAACGCGGCGCAGGCGCGCGCATGATGCTCGAAGATGGCTTGTATGAGCGCTTCCCGCGTCCCGATTATGCGCTGACCTTTCATGATTCCGCCTCGGCTCCGGCCGGGACGATCGGTGTCGTGCCCGGCTTTGCCATGGCCAATGTCGATAGCGTTGATATCCATGTGCGTGGCGTTGGCGGCCATGGCGCCTATCCGCATACGACCCGCGATCCGATCGTGCTGGGCTCCCGGATCGTCGGCGCGTTGCAGACGCTGGTCAGCCGCGAGGTTGATCCGCAACAGCCCGCCGTGGTGACGGTTGGCAGTTTCCGAGCCGGTTCCAAGCATAATATCATTTCGGACGAAGCGAACCTGCTCCTCACGGTGCGCAGCTATACCGATGAAGTGCGCGAGCAATTGCTCTCGGGGATTGAGCGGATTTCGCGGGCCGAAGGCATGGTCGCCGGGCTGCCCGAAGAATTGCTGCCCGAAGTCACGCGGCGCAACGAATATACACCGGCGGTCTATAATACGCTCGAACTGTCCGGAGAGCTGATGGCGCTGTGGCGCGGTCGGTTCGGCGAAGATCGCGTGCTCGAAGGTGAGCCGGTGATGGGGGGCGAAGATTTCAGCCGCTATTATCGGGCCGATCGCGAAAATATCCAAAGCGTCTTGTTCTGGGTTGGCGGTGTGCCGATCGATCGCTGGGAAGCCGCACAAAGGGGCGAGATTGACCTGCCGTCGCTGCACAGCGCCTATTGGGCGCCGGATGCCGAGGCGGTGATCACCACTGCGACCGAGGCTTTGGTGATGGCAGCGCTCGATATTCTCGCACCAGAGGCGAGCGCGGACTGA
- a CDS encoding amidohydrolase, with the protein MRTSILALAATLAFAATPAAAQTDIAAEVEADYSAFLEELFLDFHRNPELSYMETRTAGIIAAQLRETGAEVTEGVGGTGVVGIMRNGEGPTVLVRADMDGLPVAEDSGLDYASTARQVGIDGVEAPVMHACGHDVHITALIGTARQLARLRDSWNGTIVFIAQPAEERIGGARAMMEDGLYERFPRPEYALAFHVTSALPTGTIAMQPGLVASSSDSVDITVHGVGAHGAYPHMGIDPIVMGAQIITSLQTLVSRTVSPLDPAVVTVGAFQGGIKHNIIPDRATMQLTVRSNEQSVRETLLEGIARIAENVGRMNNLPDDLLPEVEVSTESTPPTINDVELSNRLRGVFTGNFGDGVVLEPMEQTGMGAEDFAYFVQPDTGVRGAYFSVGGTPQSAFDAAAAGGPPIPSHHSPFFRVEPEPSVRLGTEAMIVAVLDLLAPGSGEADD; encoded by the coding sequence ATGCGCACTTCGATTCTGGCGCTCGCCGCGACTCTTGCCTTTGCTGCCACGCCTGCCGCGGCCCAGACCGACATCGCCGCTGAGGTAGAGGCCGATTACAGCGCATTTCTCGAAGAGCTATTCCTCGATTTCCATCGCAATCCCGAGCTCAGCTATATGGAAACGCGGACGGCCGGCATCATCGCCGCCCAGTTGCGCGAAACCGGTGCCGAGGTAACCGAAGGCGTTGGCGGGACCGGTGTTGTCGGGATCATGCGGAATGGCGAGGGGCCGACCGTATTGGTGCGCGCGGATATGGATGGCCTGCCGGTCGCCGAAGATAGCGGGCTCGATTATGCGTCGACCGCCCGTCAGGTCGGCATTGATGGTGTGGAAGCACCGGTCATGCATGCCTGCGGCCATGACGTGCATATCACCGCGTTGATCGGCACTGCTCGGCAGCTCGCCCGGCTGCGCGATAGCTGGAACGGCACCATCGTGTTCATTGCGCAACCGGCCGAAGAACGGATTGGCGGCGCGCGCGCGATGATGGAAGACGGCCTTTATGAGCGCTTCCCAAGGCCCGAATATGCACTCGCTTTTCATGTGACCTCCGCGCTCCCCACCGGAACGATTGCGATGCAGCCCGGGCTCGTTGCCTCCTCTTCGGACAGTGTCGACATCACCGTCCATGGCGTTGGCGCGCATGGGGCCTATCCGCATATGGGCATCGACCCGATTGTGATGGGCGCACAGATCATCACGAGCTTACAGACTTTGGTCAGCCGCACAGTTTCGCCGCTCGATCCGGCGGTCGTCACGGTCGGTGCGTTCCAGGGGGGCATCAAGCACAATATCATTCCCGATCGCGCGACCATGCAGCTGACGGTGCGCTCGAACGAACAATCGGTGCGCGAGACATTGCTCGAAGGCATTGCCCGCATTGCCGAGAATGTGGGGCGCATGAACAATCTACCCGATGATCTGTTGCCCGAGGTTGAAGTGTCGACAGAATCAACCCCGCCGACCATCAATGATGTCGAACTGTCCAACCGCCTGCGCGGAGTCTTCACCGGCAATTTTGGCGATGGCGTGGTGCTTGAACCGATGGAGCAGACTGGCATGGGCGCAGAGGATTTCGCCTATTTCGTCCAGCCCGATACCGGTGTCCGGGGCGCCTATTTCAGCGTCGGCGGAACCCCGCAATCGGCCTTTGATGCAGCAGCAGCCGGCGGCCCACCGATCCCGTCACACCATAGCCCCTTCTTCCGCGTCGAACCGGAGCCGTCCGTGCGGCTTGGCACCGAAGCGATGATTGTCGCGGTGCTCGATCTCCTCGCACCGGGATCGGGCGAAGCGGACGATTAG
- a CDS encoding neutral zinc metallopeptidase — protein sequence MRLDDLDPSRNTRDHGRGGGRSGRGMGGGGLGGLLGLLPMLLGRRMGLGTLIIIAIIGYFLFSGGGLQLGEVAPGPATEQSAGAQQACDTEAELFACRVLTSTEQTWTGLFRQNGSQYDPPTLHFYQAGTRSGCGAAQASMGPFYCPADQGIYLDTSFFQQMESDMGAGGDFAQAYVIAHEVGHHIQYITGRAREVRSQQQRVSSEEGNALQVRMELEADCYAGVWAARNRNRMEPGDMEEGMRAANAIGDDTLQRQAQGYTVPESFTHGTSEQRMRWLRRGLEQGDPSACDTFSANRL from the coding sequence ATGCGTCTCGACGATCTGGATCCGAGCCGGAACACACGCGATCATGGCCGTGGCGGTGGTCGATCCGGCCGCGGCATGGGCGGTGGCGGTCTTGGCGGGCTGCTCGGTTTGCTGCCGATGCTGTTGGGGCGGCGAATGGGGCTTGGCACGCTGATCATCATCGCAATCATCGGCTATTTCCTATTCTCCGGCGGCGGGCTGCAACTCGGCGAAGTCGCGCCGGGCCCGGCGACCGAGCAGAGCGCGGGTGCCCAACAGGCCTGCGATACCGAGGCGGAACTCTTTGCCTGCCGCGTCCTCACCTCGACCGAACAGACATGGACCGGCCTGTTCCGGCAAAATGGATCGCAATATGATCCGCCGACGCTCCATTTCTATCAAGCCGGTACCCGCTCAGGCTGCGGCGCAGCGCAAGCATCGATGGGGCCGTTCTACTGTCCGGCGGACCAGGGCATTTATCTCGACACCAGCTTTTTCCAGCAGATGGAGAGTGACATGGGCGCCGGTGGCGATTTCGCCCAAGCCTATGTGATCGCCCATGAGGTTGGCCATCATATCCAATATATCACCGGCCGGGCCCGTGAGGTGCGTTCGCAGCAACAGCGGGTGAGCTCGGAAGAGGGCAATGCCTTGCAGGTGCGCATGGAGCTGGAGGCGGATTGCTATGCCGGCGTCTGGGCCGCGCGTAATCGCAACCGGATGGAACCGGGCGATATGGAAGAAGGCATGCGCGCCGCCAATGCGATTGGCGACGACACGCTACAGCGGCAGGCCCAGGGCTATACGGTTCCTGAAAGCTTCACCCATGGCACATCGGAGCAGCGCATGCGCTGGCTGCGCCGCGGGCTGGAGCAAGGGGATCCAAGTGCCTGCGATACCTTCTCGGCGAACCGGCTTTAG
- a CDS encoding NADP-dependent oxidoreductase, whose amino-acid sequence MARAWHLKSRPEAMPAPENFELKEFDPGAMGDGMIRVKNSWLTVDPYMRGRMRDVKSYVPPFQIDAPLEGGAIGEVIESQADGFAVGDMVNHGAGWRDEAVIDASTAQKLPELGVPAQSFLGYLGMPGMTAYFGLLEIGQAKEGDTVFVSGAAGAVGSTVIQIAKAKGMKAIGSAGGADKCEWVKSLGADDCIDYKSDGDLLHKMMDAMPNGLDVYFDNVGGEHLDCAFAVANPGARFAECGMISGYNSTDPMEFRYIMNLIGKGIMMKGFIVTQFMARAAEFYQDMGAMVADGKLESQETVHDGIESQVDAFIGLFTGGNTGKMLVKV is encoded by the coding sequence ATGGCCCGCGCCTGGCACCTCAAATCCCGTCCCGAAGCAATGCCTGCCCCTGAGAATTTTGAGCTCAAGGAATTTGATCCGGGCGCGATGGGCGATGGCATGATCCGGGTGAAGAATAGCTGGCTGACTGTCGATCCCTATATGCGGGGCCGGATGCGCGATGTGAAAAGCTATGTCCCGCCATTCCAGATCGATGCCCCGCTTGAAGGCGGCGCGATCGGTGAGGTCATTGAAAGCCAGGCCGATGGATTTGCCGTGGGTGACATGGTGAACCACGGCGCTGGCTGGCGCGACGAAGCGGTTATCGATGCCTCGACTGCGCAGAAGTTGCCGGAGCTTGGCGTCCCGGCGCAATCTTTCCTCGGCTATCTCGGCATGCCGGGCATGACCGCCTATTTCGGCTTGCTCGAAATCGGCCAGGCCAAGGAAGGCGACACCGTATTCGTGTCGGGCGCCGCCGGCGCTGTGGGCTCGACCGTGATCCAGATTGCCAAGGCCAAGGGCATGAAAGCAATTGGCTCGGCTGGTGGTGCAGATAAATGCGAATGGGTGAAATCGCTCGGCGCGGATGACTGCATTGACTATAAATCCGACGGCGATCTGCTCCACAAGATGATGGACGCGATGCCGAACGGCCTTGATGTCTATTTTGACAATGTCGGCGGCGAGCATCTCGATTGCGCCTTTGCGGTCGCCAACCCGGGCGCGCGCTTTGCCGAATGCGGCATGATCTCGGGCTATAACAGTACCGATCCGATGGAGTTCCGCTACATCATGAACCTGATCGGCAAGGGCATCATGATGAAAGGCTTCATCGTCACCCAGTTCATGGCCCGGGCCGCCGAATTCTATCAGGATATGGGTGCGATGGTCGCCGACGGAAAACTGGAATCCCAGGAAACCGTCCATGACGGCATTGAGAGCCAGGTCGATGCCTTTATCGGCCTGTTCACCGGCGGCAATACCGGCAAGATGCTGGTGAAGGTTTAA
- a CDS encoding heterodisulfide reductase-related iron-sulfur binding cluster has product MQEGSLGAPTRHPIAWQDDAFYDEELLDAELRRVFDICHGCRRCFNLCDSFPQLFDLIDESENEDVESLDSADFKPVVDACTLCDMCFMVKCPYVPPHEFDLDFPHLMLRARAIEHKKGETSFTDTQLAKTDRNGKLATKVSGLANWATKESNGMTRGAMEKTLGIDKRAHLPRYESKPLTKTPADAMPAVNVDAPSFGRKAAIYATCYGNFNDATPGKAALDVLAHNGVQCRIEHPLCCGMPLLENGDLDGVAKSAQAVAAHFEPLIDRGYDIVALTPSCALMLKFEWPLILPDNPIVQKLAEHTRDLAQYVVELSKDKGLVELPEMDSKVGIHFSCHSRAQNMGAKAMEMLKLIPGTTPTIVERCSGHGGKWGIMAENYDTAVKLARPTVRNLKKTDPDYIVSECPLAGPHLREVMEMADGDAAPERIGHPIEILAKAYGY; this is encoded by the coding sequence ATGCAGGAAGGCAGCCTGGGAGCGCCGACGCGCCATCCGATCGCCTGGCAGGATGATGCGTTTTACGACGAGGAGCTGCTCGATGCCGAGCTGCGCCGCGTCTTTGACATTTGCCATGGCTGTCGTCGCTGCTTCAATCTGTGCGACAGTTTCCCACAGCTCTTCGACCTGATCGACGAGAGCGAGAATGAGGATGTCGAGAGCCTCGACAGCGCCGATTTCAAGCCGGTCGTCGATGCCTGCACCCTGTGTGACATGTGCTTCATGGTGAAGTGCCCCTATGTCCCGCCGCACGAATTCGATCTCGATTTCCCGCACCTGATGCTCCGCGCCCGGGCGATCGAGCATAAGAAGGGCGAGACCAGCTTCACCGACACGCAGCTCGCCAAGACGGATCGCAACGGCAAGCTAGCCACGAAAGTTTCCGGCCTCGCCAACTGGGCGACCAAGGAATCGAATGGCATGACCCGCGGCGCAATGGAAAAGACGCTGGGCATCGATAAGCGCGCGCATCTGCCGCGCTATGAATCCAAGCCGCTCACCAAGACGCCCGCCGACGCGATGCCCGCGGTCAATGTCGATGCGCCGAGCTTCGGTCGCAAGGCCGCGATCTATGCGACCTGCTATGGCAATTTCAACGATGCGACGCCCGGCAAGGCCGCGCTGGATGTGCTTGCCCATAACGGCGTCCAGTGCCGGATCGAGCATCCGCTATGCTGCGGTATGCCGCTCCTCGAAAATGGCGATCTGGACGGCGTGGCCAAAAGCGCCCAAGCCGTCGCCGCGCATTTCGAGCCGCTGATCGATCGCGGCTATGATATCGTCGCGCTGACCCCGTCCTGCGCGCTGATGCTCAAATTCGAATGGCCGCTCATCCTGCCCGACAATCCGATCGTGCAGAAGCTTGCCGAACATACGCGGGACCTGGCGCAATATGTGGTGGAGCTATCCAAGGACAAAGGCCTTGTTGAGCTGCCCGAGATGGATAGCAAGGTCGGCATTCATTTTTCCTGCCATAGCCGCGCGCAGAATATGGGCGCCAAGGCGATGGAGATGCTCAAGCTTATTCCCGGTACGACACCGACGATTGTCGAACGCTGCTCGGGCCATGGCGGCAAATGGGGAATCATGGCCGAAAATTACGATACCGCCGTCAAGCTCGCCCGGCCGACGGTGCGCAATCTGAAGAAGACTGATCCGGACTATATTGTCAGCGAATGCCCGCTTGCCGGTCCGCATCTGCGCGAGGTCATGGAGATGGCCGATGGCGATGCCGCGCCCGAGCGGATCGGTCACCCGATCGAGATACTGGCCAAGGCCTATGGATATTAG
- a CDS encoding DUF4893 domain-containing protein, which produces MTGRAHAIFTAITAALLVSSCAYTTGVTGTEAGADPNQDLPTFWRSIATLDDRSRISTWRRAFREGVADAAASGHANEVAAAGVLLQPDGGLADPRPPAGYYRCRFIKLGSQGSVPLSYVAYPWFRCQIEDQGDTLRFTKLTGSQRPLGTFYPENRLRMIFLGVLVLGDESRAHVYGRDASRDMAGTLERIGDARWRIVLPYPRFESLVDVIELVPEA; this is translated from the coding sequence ATGACGGGGCGAGCACATGCAATATTCACCGCGATAACAGCGGCTTTGTTGGTGTCGTCCTGCGCCTATACGACCGGCGTGACCGGCACCGAGGCCGGCGCCGATCCCAATCAGGACCTGCCGACCTTTTGGCGGTCAATCGCGACATTGGATGATCGTAGCCGGATTTCGACCTGGCGGCGGGCCTTTCGGGAAGGCGTTGCCGATGCGGCGGCCAGCGGCCATGCGAATGAAGTGGCTGCCGCAGGGGTGCTCTTGCAACCCGATGGTGGCCTTGCCGATCCGCGTCCGCCGGCTGGCTATTATCGCTGCCGCTTCATCAAGCTCGGATCGCAGGGCAGCGTGCCCCTATCCTATGTCGCCTATCCCTGGTTCCGCTGCCAGATCGAAGACCAGGGCGATACGCTTCGTTTCACCAAACTCACCGGGTCGCAGCGACCGCTGGGCACCTTCTATCCGGAAAATCGCTTACGGATGATCTTTCTCGGGGTGCTCGTGCTTGGCGATGAAAGCCGGGCCCATGTCTATGGCCGCGATGCGAGCCGGGATATGGCGGGTACGCTCGAACGGATCGGCGATGCCCGCTGGCGGATTGTGCTACCCTATCCGCGCTTTGAGTCGCTGGTCGACGTGATTGAACTGGTGCCGGAGGCGTAA